From Fervidobacterium sp., the proteins below share one genomic window:
- a CDS encoding radical SAM protein: MLNMQVKQPVGIFPANTLPVTVTRSCPLNCAHCKAHYLKHMVHVENIEKYIDKYSSFLISGGMSYSGEIPFKPHMEKLRSLKEKYNIKYNFHIGFPQKPPFEIEKVADVVSFDFFGDEKVLEEVYGLRRETTQILDSLIPLNVKKIPHVTIGILCGKITHEYVALEVLSKHFKSIVLNVFIPTPGTKFEHCTPPPIEQVVEIFEYASKNFENVVLGCMQPKGEYRKALQEAVSKYTDYIVKPVSKDYKYNGCCSFYLI, encoded by the coding sequence ATGTTAAACATGCAAGTGAAACAACCAGTAGGAATTTTCCCAGCAAATACGTTACCCGTGACCGTTACCAGATCTTGCCCGCTTAATTGTGCGCACTGTAAAGCTCATTATCTCAAACATATGGTACATGTAGAAAACATTGAAAAATACATTGACAAATACTCCTCTTTTCTAATAAGTGGTGGAATGTCTTACAGCGGCGAAATACCATTTAAGCCTCATATGGAAAAGCTAAGATCATTAAAAGAAAAGTATAATATAAAGTACAACTTTCACATTGGTTTTCCTCAAAAGCCACCGTTTGAAATTGAAAAAGTAGCCGATGTTGTGAGTTTTGATTTTTTTGGTGATGAGAAAGTGCTTGAGGAAGTTTATGGACTTAGAAGAGAAACAACGCAAATTTTAGATTCATTGATACCTCTGAATGTAAAGAAAATACCACATGTTACAATTGGAATTTTGTGTGGTAAAATAACACACGAGTACGTAGCTTTAGAAGTGCTTTCAAAGCACTTTAAATCGATTGTCTTGAATGTATTCATTCCAACACCTGGAACGAAATTTGAACACTGCACACCACCACCTATTGAGCAGGTGGTTGAAATTTTTGAATATGCAAGCAAAAATTTCGAAAACGTCGTTCTTGGTTGTATGCAACCTAAGGGAGAATACAGAAAAGCTTTGCAAGAGGCTGTATCAAAGTATACTGATTACATTGTAAAACCTGTCAGTAAAGATTATAAATATAATGGTTGTTGCTCGTTTTATCTGATTTAA
- the rlmN gene encoding 23S rRNA (adenine(2503)-C(2))-methyltransferase RlmN, with product MKKNLLDFNYEELIEEFGKLDLERFRVDQVWDWIYKKKVFDFEGMTNLSKENRKILSERFYIFIPELLDIQISKIDKTTKFLWKLEDGNTIESVLLFHPDRITACISTQVGCPVKCAFCATGQSGYVRNLTAGEIVSQVIAMESHRHVNIGNIVYMGMGEPLLNYAEVVKSVRILNHKKGKNISMRRISISTVGIPEKIIDLAKDLPEVKLAISLHAPTNYKRDVIVPMNKKYSIEEVIHAAKEYQKLTKNRVTFEYIMIKEFNDYVDDAEKLAELLRGLGAYVNLIPVNPVSLQSDIRLERPQHWAIERFKEVLDKHNIENEIRKEKGTDIDAACGQLRRRKGS from the coding sequence GTGAAAAAAAATCTACTTGATTTCAATTACGAAGAATTGATAGAAGAATTTGGAAAACTTGACCTTGAGCGATTCAGAGTGGATCAAGTTTGGGATTGGATCTACAAAAAGAAGGTTTTTGATTTTGAAGGAATGACAAATCTTTCTAAGGAGAATAGAAAAATACTTTCAGAGAGATTTTATATCTTTATTCCAGAGCTTTTGGACATACAAATATCAAAAATAGACAAAACTACAAAGTTTCTTTGGAAACTCGAAGACGGAAATACTATCGAATCTGTTCTGCTTTTTCATCCAGATAGAATAACAGCTTGTATTTCTACACAAGTTGGTTGTCCGGTGAAATGTGCTTTCTGTGCAACTGGTCAAAGCGGATATGTAAGGAACTTAACTGCTGGCGAGATTGTTTCGCAAGTTATAGCAATGGAATCACACAGACATGTCAACATAGGTAACATCGTTTATATGGGTATGGGAGAACCATTGTTGAATTACGCTGAAGTTGTAAAAAGTGTACGAATTTTGAACCATAAGAAGGGTAAAAATATCAGTATGAGAAGGATATCAATTTCCACCGTTGGAATTCCTGAAAAGATTATCGATTTAGCAAAAGACTTACCCGAGGTAAAGCTTGCTATCTCATTACATGCTCCAACAAATTACAAGCGCGACGTCATAGTTCCGATGAACAAGAAATATTCAATTGAAGAAGTAATACATGCTGCAAAGGAGTATCAAAAACTTACAAAAAACAGGGTTACGTTTGAGTACATAATGATAAAAGAATTCAATGACTATGTTGACGATGCGGAGAAACTTGCTGAATTACTTAGAGGACTTGGTGCTTATGTCAATCTCATACCGGTCAATCCTGTTTCGTTACAAAGTGATATAAGACTTGAAAGACCGCAACATTGGGCAATAGAAAGGTTCAAAGAAGTACTTGATAAACATAATATAGAGAATGAAATCAGAAAAGAGAAAGGAACAGACATAGATGCTGCATGTGGACAGTTGAGAAGAAGAAAAGGTTCATGA
- a CDS encoding PASTA domain-containing protein, whose protein sequence is MIVRRRKVDNSKNRNFHFGGFLSSVLGNIIIILTAIITGILAGLLFFYLSMYVQAKKVSTILPSYINMDSKKAEQELKKMGFKVVVLGESGKVIKMDPLPGRNVKLGREVKLFTENIKMVKIVLPDFKYSWYKTVERIMKELNISTSIRVVDSNEIYGTVLSTLPEPGKEIASSQNIILYISSGKTTTESSQKDNSISEEQLSTSETTSTVDHPGGPVEVVPPSVDLNTIQKITPNDTKTKLDESQSKGTPTELPSFEENKPTNPEQSIEGGQF, encoded by the coding sequence GTGATCGTTAGAAGAAGAAAAGTTGATAATTCAAAAAATAGGAATTTTCATTTTGGTGGTTTTCTATCATCAGTCTTGGGAAACATAATAATCATATTAACTGCAATCATCACAGGAATTCTAGCTGGTCTTTTGTTTTTTTACCTATCTATGTATGTCCAGGCAAAGAAGGTCTCCACGATCTTACCAAGTTATATCAACATGGATTCCAAGAAAGCAGAGCAAGAGCTCAAGAAAATGGGATTCAAAGTTGTGGTTTTGGGTGAAAGTGGTAAAGTTATTAAAATGGACCCTTTGCCTGGTAGAAACGTTAAGCTGGGTAGGGAAGTTAAACTATTCACTGAAAATATAAAGATGGTGAAGATCGTATTACCAGATTTTAAGTACAGCTGGTATAAAACAGTTGAACGTATAATGAAAGAACTCAATATCAGTACATCAATAAGAGTAGTTGATTCCAATGAAATATATGGTACTGTTCTTTCTACCTTGCCGGAACCTGGAAAAGAGATAGCATCGTCGCAGAATATAATCTTGTATATTTCATCTGGTAAAACTACCACTGAATCATCTCAAAAAGATAATTCTATTTCCGAAGAGCAATTAAGCACCTCAGAAACAACAAGTACAGTTGATCACCCCGGTGGACCTGTTGAAGTAGTACCTCCTTCTGTTGATTTAAACACTATTCAAAAAATAACACCAAACGATACTAAAACAAAACTTGATGAATCCCAAAGTAAAGGTACTCCAACAGAATTGCCTTCTTTTGAAGAAAACAAACCTACTAATCCTGAACAATCAATTGAAGGAGGACAGTTTTAA
- the rsgA gene encoding ribosome small subunit-dependent GTPase A, with protein MGNKEGRNIGIVVKFYSHLLVVEDVDTQERILCKLRGKFKKQGIRPITGDLVEYNKVINNEGVVENILNRKTELKKPSVANVDQVVIVTTLDKPVVSLDIVDRFILLVENENLPIVIVLNKIDLLSDREVKDFESIYSPLYPVVKTSALRKAGLEELKEYLKNKVSVFAGMSGVGKSSLLNSIESHLRLRTGEISEKLSRGKHTTTAAELLKLSFGGWVVDTPGFASLDIDGITPHKLRELFIEFPTDMCYFPDCLHVDEPGCYVKELLSKGKIKSSRYESYRKFLKEIEEQ; from the coding sequence ATGGGAAATAAGGAAGGTAGAAATATTGGAATAGTCGTAAAATTTTATTCACACCTTTTAGTGGTTGAAGATGTTGACACGCAGGAACGTATACTATGCAAATTGCGTGGAAAGTTTAAGAAACAAGGCATCAGACCAATTACAGGTGATTTAGTTGAGTACAATAAGGTTATCAATAATGAAGGAGTTGTAGAAAATATACTGAATAGAAAAACAGAGTTAAAAAAACCAAGTGTTGCAAACGTTGATCAAGTTGTAATTGTGACAACTCTCGATAAACCAGTAGTCTCGCTCGACATTGTAGACAGATTCATATTGTTGGTTGAGAATGAAAACTTACCGATAGTTATAGTATTGAATAAGATTGATTTGTTAAGTGACAGGGAAGTAAAGGACTTTGAGAGCATATACAGTCCGCTTTATCCCGTTGTGAAAACAAGTGCTCTAAGAAAAGCAGGCTTGGAAGAATTGAAAGAATATTTGAAAAATAAAGTGTCGGTCTTTGCGGGAATGTCAGGAGTTGGAAAAAGCAGCTTGCTAAATTCGATTGAAAGTCATTTGAGATTAAGAACCGGTGAAATATCAGAGAAACTAAGTAGAGGGAAACACACAACAACTGCCGCTGAACTACTTAAATTGTCATTCGGAGGTTGGGTTGTCGATACTCCAGGATTTGCAAGCTTGGATATCGATGGCATTACTCCACACAAATTAAGAGAGCTCTTCATAGAGTTTCCAACAGATATGTGTTACTTCCCAGACTGTTTACACGTAGATGAACCAGGATGTTATGTAAAAGAATTATTGTCAAAGGGCAAGATAAAAAGTTCAAGATACGAAAGTTATCGAAAATTTCTAAAAGAGATAGAAGAACAATAA
- a CDS encoding glycosyltransferase family 4 protein, which yields MNILMVSDTYLPQINGVATSIHLSKKYLELRGHEVYIVAPVAPDDEKHVLVVPGVKFLLEKQHKIVFANHLKIMEFAKENKIEIIHSHDPLALGIRALKVQKELKIPHVHTYHTLLTEYRHYVPPPFTPDRKTVEEFSRWFCNKVNFVIAPTEEIKTELLRYNVQRPIEVIPTGIDTIEFSKPPEVDVRKMYNIPKDVTLLMYAGRLAKEKNLEFLFKVVKRIMHENAGIWFLVVGDGPQRKELEEFVQENNIMNRTVFTGYVPHKKIKDYYKASDLFVFSSLTETQGLVVLEALASGTPVVAIAYKGIANVLVNGEGAITTGIDEDEFYNAILKAMENKEELSKKGTVYVEKNWSMNKMVDKLEEVYKASLNQGYVDFKMPSIINTSLQIKINALFKRLTNLFTE from the coding sequence ATGAATATTTTAATGGTTTCAGACACTTATTTACCCCAAATAAACGGTGTAGCAACATCTATACATTTGTCGAAAAAGTACCTTGAGCTTAGGGGACACGAAGTTTACATAGTTGCACCTGTAGCGCCTGACGATGAGAAACATGTTCTTGTTGTACCTGGTGTTAAATTTCTATTGGAAAAGCAGCATAAAATTGTTTTTGCAAATCATCTAAAAATCATGGAATTCGCAAAAGAAAACAAAATTGAGATAATTCATAGTCATGATCCACTTGCCCTTGGTATAAGAGCTTTAAAGGTACAAAAAGAGTTAAAAATTCCTCATGTTCACACTTATCATACGCTGTTAACTGAATACCGGCACTATGTACCCCCACCATTTACTCCTGACAGAAAGACCGTTGAGGAGTTTTCACGTTGGTTTTGCAATAAAGTAAACTTTGTAATAGCACCTACAGAGGAGATCAAAACCGAGCTTTTGAGATACAACGTTCAAAGACCTATAGAAGTTATACCGACTGGAATCGACACCATAGAATTTTCAAAGCCACCCGAAGTAGATGTCAGGAAGATGTATAATATTCCAAAAGACGTTACGCTTCTCATGTATGCAGGGAGACTTGCAAAAGAAAAAAATTTAGAATTTTTGTTCAAAGTTGTCAAAAGAATTATGCATGAGAATGCGGGAATTTGGTTCTTAGTTGTTGGCGATGGACCACAGAGGAAGGAGCTTGAAGAATTTGTTCAAGAAAATAACATTATGAATAGGACGGTTTTTACAGGTTATGTGCCCCATAAAAAGATCAAAGATTATTATAAAGCATCTGATTTGTTTGTCTTTTCATCTTTGACAGAAACCCAAGGGCTTGTTGTTCTTGAGGCTTTAGCAAGTGGTACTCCCGTTGTTGCAATTGCGTATAAAGGTATTGCAAATGTGCTTGTCAACGGTGAAGGTGCTATAACTACAGGTATAGATGAGGACGAGTTTTACAATGCGATATTAAAGGCTATGGAAAATAAAGAAGAACTTAGTAAAAAAGGAACAGTCTACGTTGAAAAGAACTGGTCTATGAACAAGATGGTGGACAAACTCGAAGAAGTTTACAAAGCATCGTTAAATCAGGGTTATGTGGATTTCAAAATGCCTTCTATTATAAATACATCATTGCAAATCAAGATAAATGCATTGTTCAAAAGGTTAACAAACCTCTTTACAGAGTAA
- a CDS encoding MMPL family transporter, translated as MEKFAKLYVEFILNNSKTVLIVLIILSACLGLYAAFGLKINADITGLAPKDDPTFRDMVKYTSEKVTSNTLVIAVTGVKKYNPDIIAQELKDLFERSKYINQAEPFDNPETLVKYGMLSISEGSISDSVKYYQSLLSVEPRTLVDFRFWRNLGSSLYDLNFYLDELVKKSGIKKYYLISPDNDLIVMNFSISRPMSDVSFVTQAVESLKVTSKNFEKKYNVEIKFTGGVMGTYEANIQASKDFTITSVISLVGIVVILILGFGSWLELVLLFTGLIMSMAVSLGLIALVLKELNIVTTFVNAMLLGLGIDYAMYIVTRIQERFNVEGVSRESIVNAFIENFRPSFISMLTTALAFATMLLSPSNAIKQMGVSVSIGIFIYFTIFNTFVPLAHDKLLNRFKTRQRETYVRFVDIVRRTKVLYTLTILSAIVMALIGVYSIINFSYTTSSLISIDSESTVTSDLISKKFGAVGTSDIVIAESNTQRLEKTLKELKDKKLISADFSILSFIQNPEKIAEERTNIYLQVLQLTHVPLLEIIFKKYGLYESFVSTVDVIKNISTTEDLFKLMEKDIPSLFYRDISGKTYLLAYVTPAIDIWADNNVKKFFESLRGYRVYGYTALFYNIIEELIASTLWVFGLVFVVEFLVLFIDFKSFKKAWYILLLTSLNTLAAFGISYLVGIKTTFITFIVLPIFLGIGVDSLVELDHSVKFGRESIIKTEKAVIMSILTTVTSFASFLVARGKLLREFGFVTSSGLLGTLFISLFWYLNTVDKYPKRTKKGDNQ; from the coding sequence TTGGAGAAATTTGCAAAGCTGTACGTAGAATTCATACTTAACAACTCAAAAACGGTCTTGATAGTTTTAATTATTCTGTCTGCTTGTTTGGGTTTGTACGCTGCCTTTGGATTAAAAATAAACGCTGACATAACAGGACTTGCACCCAAGGATGATCCTACATTTCGAGACATGGTTAAATACACTTCTGAAAAAGTTACGTCCAACACACTTGTCATAGCTGTAACTGGTGTAAAAAAGTATAATCCTGATATAATTGCTCAAGAGCTAAAGGATTTATTCGAAAGGAGTAAGTATATAAACCAAGCTGAACCTTTTGATAACCCAGAAACACTTGTTAAATATGGTATGTTATCTATAAGTGAAGGTTCAATATCTGATAGTGTGAAATATTACCAAAGTTTATTAAGTGTTGAGCCCAGAACATTAGTCGATTTTCGGTTTTGGAGAAACTTGGGCTCTAGTTTGTACGATTTGAATTTTTATCTCGATGAACTTGTGAAGAAAAGTGGAATTAAAAAATATTATCTTATCTCTCCTGACAACGATCTTATTGTAATGAATTTTTCGATTTCTCGTCCGATGTCAGATGTGAGTTTTGTTACGCAAGCTGTGGAATCTTTGAAAGTTACTTCGAAAAACTTTGAGAAAAAATACAACGTTGAAATAAAATTCACGGGTGGCGTCATGGGAACGTACGAAGCAAATATTCAGGCATCTAAGGATTTTACGATAACAAGTGTTATTTCGCTTGTTGGAATAGTGGTAATATTAATATTGGGATTCGGTAGTTGGTTGGAACTTGTTTTGTTGTTTACAGGACTAATAATGTCAATGGCAGTTAGTCTCGGGTTGATAGCATTAGTTCTCAAAGAGTTAAACATAGTTACAACGTTTGTTAACGCTATGTTACTTGGCCTTGGAATAGACTATGCAATGTACATAGTTACGAGAATACAAGAACGCTTTAACGTTGAAGGGGTTAGTAGAGAGAGTATAGTAAATGCTTTTATTGAAAACTTCCGTCCTTCTTTTATTTCTATGCTTACAACTGCTCTGGCATTTGCGACAATGTTGTTAAGTCCATCGAATGCCATTAAGCAAATGGGAGTATCTGTTTCCATTGGTATATTCATATACTTTACCATCTTTAACACATTTGTTCCTTTGGCACACGACAAGTTGCTAAATAGATTCAAGACCAGGCAACGAGAAACTTATGTGAGGTTTGTCGACATTGTAAGAAGAACTAAAGTTTTGTACACACTGACCATTTTGAGTGCCATTGTAATGGCGTTAATCGGTGTGTATTCAATAATAAACTTTTCTTACACTACCTCGAGCTTAATATCAATTGATTCCGAATCCACTGTAACTTCAGATCTTATATCTAAAAAATTTGGAGCTGTTGGAACAAGTGATATAGTCATAGCTGAGTCAAACACTCAGCGACTTGAAAAAACATTAAAAGAGCTCAAAGATAAGAAACTTATATCTGCAGATTTTTCCATACTATCGTTTATCCAAAATCCAGAAAAGATTGCAGAAGAAAGAACAAACATATATCTTCAAGTTTTACAACTCACACATGTACCGTTACTTGAGATAATATTTAAAAAGTATGGACTTTACGAAAGTTTTGTTTCAACAGTTGATGTTATAAAGAACATTTCTACAACCGAGGATTTATTCAAGTTAATGGAAAAGGATATACCAAGTTTATTCTACAGAGATATTAGTGGTAAGACTTATCTACTTGCTTATGTAACACCAGCAATAGACATATGGGCAGACAATAATGTTAAAAAATTTTTCGAATCACTGAGAGGATACAGAGTTTATGGTTACACAGCACTTTTCTATAATATAATTGAGGAATTGATAGCCTCTACTTTATGGGTTTTTGGACTTGTTTTTGTTGTCGAGTTTTTGGTTCTTTTCATAGATTTTAAAAGTTTTAAGAAAGCATGGTATATATTGTTATTAACCTCACTTAATACCTTAGCAGCTTTTGGAATTTCTTATCTTGTTGGGATAAAAACTACCTTTATAACATTCATTGTACTCCCTATATTCTTGGGAATAGGCGTGGACAGTTTAGTTGAGCTTGATCACAGCGTTAAGTTTGGAAGAGAAAGTATCATAAAAACTGAGAAGGCAGTTATAATGTCTATCTTAACAACTGTAACTTCCTTTGCAAGTTTCTTGGTAGCGCGTGGTAAATTGCTTAGAGAATTTGGCTTTGTAACATCGTCAGGGCTTTTGGGAACATTGTTTATTTCATTATTTTGGTATCTTAACACAGTTGATAAATATCCAAAACGCACGAAAAAAGGTGATAATCAATGA
- a CDS encoding S41 family peptidase → MKDVVKGILSYIFVAIIVVTSSMILSGASDTQLLNYLSPLYETLYRINAHYYEINKVNFDKLIDSAIDGMVKGLNDDFSYYYPASQMTEQQIEMEGQYGGLGIEVTYDSDNKAVKVISPMYGTPAWRAGLQPGDLIIGINDQPVSEMEYMEAVNKMRGKPGTEVKLTIKRGKDIIEVKIIREIIQIIPVKTGVTNYNGRKVGYILLTKFNEPVPGELQKALKRLYDQQIEALILDLRNNPGGLLDVAIQVANYFLDAGKIIVSVKDRNGKITDRYVSQGNNYPKVPIAVLVNNGSASASEIVAAALKDNNRAILVGQRTFGKGSVQRGFPLSNGGTVFLTIAHYLTPLGKDIHKVGIEPNIPVQESTNTSRKVEAKAYTLTEMEVDTNDPVIKAALENITKNQKK, encoded by the coding sequence ATGAAAGATGTAGTTAAAGGTATTTTATCCTACATTTTCGTGGCTATTATTGTTGTAACCTCAAGTATGATTTTGTCGGGAGCAAGTGATACACAACTTCTGAATTATTTATCACCACTCTATGAAACATTGTACCGGATTAACGCTCATTATTATGAAATAAACAAAGTCAACTTTGACAAGTTGATAGATTCTGCAATAGACGGTATGGTCAAAGGACTCAACGATGATTTCAGTTATTATTATCCTGCTAGTCAGATGACTGAGCAACAGATAGAGATGGAAGGACAGTACGGAGGTTTGGGAATAGAGGTTACTTACGACAGTGACAATAAAGCTGTGAAAGTGATCAGTCCTATGTACGGTACACCAGCATGGCGTGCTGGATTGCAACCTGGTGACTTGATTATAGGTATAAACGATCAACCTGTTAGTGAAATGGAGTATATGGAAGCTGTTAACAAGATGAGAGGTAAACCAGGTACAGAAGTTAAACTTACTATAAAAAGAGGAAAAGATATCATAGAGGTAAAAATAATCAGAGAAATTATACAAATAATACCTGTCAAAACCGGCGTCACAAATTACAATGGTAGGAAAGTAGGATACATATTACTAACAAAATTCAATGAACCGGTGCCGGGTGAATTACAAAAGGCTTTGAAAAGACTTTACGATCAACAAATAGAAGCTCTCATCTTAGATCTGCGTAACAATCCTGGAGGATTACTCGACGTAGCAATCCAAGTAGCAAATTATTTCCTTGATGCTGGAAAGATAATAGTATCGGTAAAAGACAGAAATGGTAAAATCACTGATAGATACGTAAGTCAAGGAAACAACTATCCAAAGGTGCCAATAGCAGTTCTTGTTAACAATGGTTCTGCTTCAGCTTCGGAAATTGTGGCTGCTGCACTTAAGGACAATAATAGAGCGATTCTTGTTGGACAAAGGACCTTTGGTAAAGGTTCTGTTCAGAGGGGATTCCCATTGAGTAATGGTGGAACGGTATTTCTTACAATTGCTCACTATCTCACGCCGTTAGGTAAAGATATACACAAAGTAGGAATAGAGCCTAACATACCTGTTCAAGAATCTACGAATACGTCAAGGAAAGTAGAAGCTAAAGCTTACACTCTAACGGAAATGGAAGTAGACACAAACGATCCTGTAATCAAAGCTGCGCTCGAAAACATAACTAAGAACCAAAAGAAATAA
- a CDS encoding tRNA (adenine-N1)-methyltransferase, with protein sequence MEKLIKSGDRVLLYGEDGKKFIVKIEEGEKKGTHLGVIEFDSIIGKEFGDIITIGKTKKSYYILNPTYIDEIFSMKRKTQIIYPKDSGYILLKLDIKPGTKVIDTGVGSGAMCAAMARLVGPSGKVYAYERREEFYNLAVENLTKWGLIESVEIKLKDISTGFDHSNVDAVLLDVPDPENYIHICWEALVGGGRLGIICPTTNQVSMVLERLYEFPFIDIEVWESLMRQYKPYPNRLRPVDRMVAHTTFLVFARKVNKLISQKVGEITSDEINTLGDVETPESSENTEQKIK encoded by the coding sequence GTGGAAAAGTTGATCAAATCTGGCGACAGGGTATTACTATATGGGGAAGATGGAAAAAAATTCATCGTAAAAATTGAGGAAGGTGAGAAAAAAGGGACGCATCTTGGTGTAATTGAGTTTGATTCGATAATTGGCAAGGAATTTGGAGATATTATAACAATAGGAAAGACAAAAAAGTCTTACTACATACTTAATCCAACGTACATAGATGAAATATTCTCAATGAAAAGAAAAACACAGATAATCTATCCAAAGGATTCAGGTTATATACTTTTAAAACTTGACATCAAGCCGGGTACGAAAGTTATAGATACGGGTGTTGGAAGTGGAGCAATGTGTGCTGCGATGGCAAGGTTAGTAGGTCCATCTGGTAAAGTATATGCCTATGAGAGAAGAGAAGAATTTTATAACCTTGCTGTTGAAAATTTGACAAAATGGGGACTTATTGAAAGTGTTGAAATTAAATTGAAAGATATATCCACAGGGTTCGATCATTCAAATGTAGATGCTGTATTACTTGATGTTCCCGATCCTGAAAATTACATACACATTTGTTGGGAAGCACTTGTTGGTGGTGGAAGGCTCGGAATAATATGCCCAACAACGAACCAGGTCTCGATGGTGCTCGAGAGATTGTATGAATTTCCATTTATAGATATTGAAGTTTGGGAATCTCTGATGAGGCAATATAAACCTTATCCTAATAGGTTAAGACCTGTAGACAGAATGGTAGCTCACACTACATTTCTTGTTTTTGCCAGAAAAGTGAACAAACTTATCAGTCAAAAAGTAGGTGAAATCACAAGTGATGAGATTAACACTCTTGGAGATGTTGAAACTCCAGAAAGTAGCGAAAATACTGAACAAAAAATCAAATAG
- the amrA gene encoding AmmeMemoRadiSam system protein A: protein MIGEHPYVRWAIEVIENYVKFHKILEPHSDLPKELFEKRAGVFVTLHNIDGSLRGCIGTFLPVRENLAYEIRDNAIAAATRDPRFSPVHPEELPNIIVNVDVLSPYEAVKSIGELDPKKYGIIIQKGWRRGLLLPDIEGVDTVEEQIRIAKLKAGIFDDEFEIFKFTVERYR from the coding sequence ATGATAGGTGAACACCCTTACGTGAGATGGGCAATAGAGGTTATTGAAAACTACGTAAAGTTCCATAAAATATTAGAGCCGCATTCTGACCTTCCAAAGGAACTTTTTGAAAAAAGGGCAGGAGTATTTGTCACTTTACACAACATCGATGGGTCTTTGCGTGGCTGTATAGGAACGTTTTTGCCGGTGAGAGAAAATTTGGCTTACGAAATAAGAGACAACGCAATAGCAGCTGCAACACGAGATCCAAGATTTTCTCCTGTTCATCCCGAGGAATTACCAAACATTATTGTAAATGTTGACGTGTTAAGTCCTTACGAAGCGGTAAAAAGTATTGGCGAGCTTGATCCAAAAAAGTACGGTATTATCATCCAAAAAGGTTGGCGGAGGGGTTTATTGTTACCAGACATTGAAGGTGTTGATACTGTGGAAGAACAAATAAGAATAGCAAAGTTAAAAGCAGGGATATTTGATGACGAATTCGAAATTTTCAAGTTCACTGTTGAAAGGTACAGGTGA
- a CDS encoding DUF6115 domain-containing protein produces MNILHWLVLFSTIGSLTLLWALYILQNLSHKNERTQIDEEEERLVELMGKVRVFVDSKIEQLDKKMEEVRKLIKELNEHYIALSTFEIKSIEQKTESSIFTPVSGSFDLKENNTNDFMIINEKNSTVDSTSDMSKTYESNDENGIEKKIFEMYVNGMEPVDIAKTLKMGVGEVQLIIDLMKRQH; encoded by the coding sequence ATGAATATATTGCATTGGCTTGTCCTTTTCTCCACAATAGGTTCCTTAACGTTGTTATGGGCGCTCTACATATTACAAAATCTATCTCATAAAAACGAAAGAACACAGATTGATGAGGAAGAAGAACGACTTGTTGAGTTAATGGGAAAAGTTAGGGTGTTTGTTGACTCAAAAATTGAACAGTTAGATAAAAAAATGGAAGAAGTTAGAAAATTGATCAAAGAACTCAACGAACATTACATTGCCCTTTCGACGTTTGAAATTAAAAGTATAGAACAGAAAACTGAATCGAGTATCTTTACCCCTGTTAGCGGATCTTTTGACTTGAAAGAAAATAATACGAATGATTTTATGATTATAAATGAGAAGAATTCAACGGTCGATTCGACTTCTGATATGTCGAAAACCTACGAATCTAACGATGAAAATGGTATCGAAAAGAAGATATTCGAGATGTATGTTAATGGTATGGAACCGGTCGATATTGCGAAAACCTTGAAAATGGGCGTAGGAGAGGTACAACTAATAATCGATCTGATGAAAAGACAGCATTAA